One segment of Ricinus communis isolate WT05 ecotype wild-type chromosome 8, ASM1957865v1, whole genome shotgun sequence DNA contains the following:
- the LOC8274536 gene encoding protein IQ-domain 26, translated as MGKATRWIKGLLGMKKDNKEKERDNGDTLSSISSDKKEKERWSFGKSGRDNNSVIPKVVDSFPVKDAAWLRSYLADTEREQNKHAIAVAAATAAAADAAVAAAQAAVAVVRLTSNGRGALFGGGRERWAAIKIQTVFRGYLARKALRALKGLVKIQALVRGYLVRKRAAATLHSMQALIRAQTAVRTQRARRSINKENRFHPESRPRKSIERFDDTRSEFHSKRLSTSYETNAFDESPKIVEIDTYKTRSRSRRITSALSECSEEFPYQGISSPLPCPIPARISIPDCRHHQDFDWYFTGEECRFSTAQSTPRFANTIRSNAPVTPAKSVCGDSYFRPYSNFPNYMANTQSFKAKLRSHSAPKQRPEPGPKKKLSLNEIMAARNSISSVRMQRSYSQFDEGLGV; from the exons ATGGGTAAAGCTACAAGATGGATAAAGGGCTTATTGGGGATGAAGAAAgataataaagagaaagaaagagacaaTGGGGATACCTTAAGTTCAATTTCAAGtgacaagaaagaaaaggaaaggtgGAGTTTTGGCAAATCAGGTAGAGATAATAACAGTGTGATTCCAAAGGTTGTGGATAGTTTTCCAGTGAAAGATGCTGCCTGGCTCAGATCCTATCTTGCTGACACAGAAAGAGAGCAGAACAAGCATGCAATAGCGGTGGCAGCAGCCACCGCTGCGGCTGCTGATGCTGCGGTGGCTGCAGCTCAGGCAGCTGTTGCAGTAGTGAGACTCACTAGTAATGGTAGGGGGGCTCTGTTTGGTGGAGGGAGGGAGAGGTGGGCTGCAATCAAAATTCAAACTGTCTTCAGAGGATATTTG GCTAGGAAAGCTCTTCGAGCATTGAAAGGATTGGTTAAGATACAGGCACTTGTTAGAGGCTATCTGGTCCGAAAACGGGCTGCTGCAACTCTCCACAGTATGCAAGCTCTTATAAGAGCTCAAACTGCTGTCCGCACCCAACGTGCTCGTCGTTCGATCAACAAAGAGAATAGATTTCACCCCGAAAGTCGACCACGAAAATCCATT GAAAGATTTGATGATACAAGAAGCGAATTTCACAGCAAAAGGCTGTCTACATCTTATGAAACGAATGCATTTGATGAAAGCCCAAAAATTGTTGAAATTGACACATATAAAACAAGATCAAGATCTCGCAGAATCACTTCTGCATTATCAGAATGTAGTGAAGAATTCCCTTACCAAGGAATCTCATCACCTCTTCCATGCCCAATTCCAGCTCGAATCTCCATCCCTGATTGCAGACATCATCAAGATTTTGATTGGTACTTCACTGGTGAAGAATGTAGGTTCTCTACTGCCCAAAGCACTCCAAGATTTGCAAACACTATCCGGTCCAATGCACCTGTTACACCAGCCAAGAGTGTTTGTGGGGATAGCTATTTTAGGCCTTACTCAAACTTCCCTAACTATATGGCAAACACACAGTCCTTCAAGGCCAAATTGAGGTCTCACAGTGCTCCAAAGCAGCGGCCAGAGCCAGGGCCAAAGAAGAAGCTCTCTCTCAATGAAATAATGGCAGCAAGGAATAGCATAAGCAGTGTGAGAATGCAGAGGTCATATTCCCAATTCGATGAAGGTTTAGGTGTTTGA